Sequence from the Aromatoleum petrolei genome:
CCGCTCGACAAGCTCGGGCGCTTCCTCGCGAACGCCGCGCGCCGCCTCGATCCGCTCGCGACCGTGACCGACCTGCCGCCGGGCAACGAGGAGCTGCGCCGGCAGCTCGCGTTGCGCTACCTCGCTCAGGGCGCGCCAGTGTCGCCGCAGGAGATCGTGATCACCTCGGGCGCGATGGAGGCGCTCAACCTGTGCCTGCAGGCGGTCACTCGCCCGGGCGATCTCATCGCGATCGAGTCGCCGACCTTCTATGCCGGGCTGCAGGCGAGCGAGCGGCTGGGGCTGAAGGTCATCGAGATCCCGAGCCACCCGCGCGAGGGCGTGAGCCTGCCGGCGCTGGAGGACGCGCTGCGCCACCATCCGGTGAAGGCCTGTCTCTTCATGCTGAACTTCGCCAACCCGACCGGCAGCCTCGTGCCGGACGAGCGCCGCAAGGCGCTGGTCGAGCTGCTGCGTCGCTTCGAGGTGCCGCTGGTCGAGGACGACGTCTATGCCGAGCTGTACTTCGGCCGGCAGGCGCCGCTATGCACCAAGGCGCTGGACGCGGACGGCCTGGTGATGCACGTGTCCTCGTTCTCGAAATGCCTCGCGCCCGGCTACCGTGTCGGCTGGGTCGCGGCGGGACGCTACGCCGACCGCATCCAGCGCCTGAAGCTCGCCACCAGCCTCGCGACCACGGTGCCGGTGCAGATCGCGCTGGCGGACTACCTGAAGCTGGGCGGCTACGAGAACCACCTGCGACAATTGCGGCGGCGGCTCGCGGAACAGGAGAGCGTGCTGATCGCCTCGATCGAGCGCCATTTCCCGGCCGGCACTCGGCTCGCGCGGCCGCAGGGGGGCTATTTCGTGTGGCTGGAACTGCCGCGCCAGGTCGACACCCTGCTGCTGCACCAGCAGGCCCTCGCGCACGGTATCAGCATCGCACCGGGGCCGATCTTCTCCGCGAAGCGCGAATTCGGCCACTGCCTGCGGCTCAACTTCGGCCATCCGGACTCGGAGCGCCAGCAGGCGGCGATGGCGACGCTCGGCCAGCTCCTCGCGCGCCAGTTATAGCGTCGCCCAGCGCGCGAACTCGCGGCCGAAGAAGGCGATCAGCACCAGCGCGAGCGGCGCGAAGGCGACGAAGCCCTTCAGCACGCGGCGGATGAAGGGGTGGGCGAGCTCGGCCTCGATGAAGCGCTGCGCAACCAGCATGCCCTTCGCCCACACGATGGCGGCGACCACCACCGGTAGCCACGCCGCGCCGTGGAACCACTGTCCCAGGCCGAGGCTCAGCAACGTCAGGGCGACGAGGATCAGCCAGGCCGCGGTCAGCGGGGCCAGTGCGGTGGCGGGTTTTTGCTCGCTCGGGCTCATCGTTATGCCAGCACGTAGAAGAAGGGGAAGAGGACCAGCCAGATGATGTCGGTGGCGTGCCAGTAGCTCGCCAGCGCCTCCAGCCCGCTGTGCTCCTCGGCCGAATACGCGCCGGCGACGTGGCGCGCGAGCACCCACAACATGCCGAGGATGCCCCAGCTCGCATGCACCAGGTGGTTGATCGTCAGGTAGTAATAGACGGTGAAGAAGATGCCCGATTCGCCGTCGATGCCGTGCGCGATGTTCCAGCGGATCTCGAGGAATTTCGCGACCGGATAGCCCAGCGCCACGACAAGCCCCGCGACGAGCCACCCCAGCGAGCGCCGGGTCTGGCCCGCGCGCATCGTCACGACCGAGGCGGCGATGAAGAAGCTGCTCGTCACCATCAGCAGCGTGATCACGGTGCCGGAGATGCGCGACAGGCGTTCCGAACCGTGCTCGAAGGCTTCGGGAAAATGCGCGCGGGCGACGAAATAGACGATGAAGAGCACCGCGAACTCGACGAATTCGCAGGTGATGCCCACCCAGATGCCGCTGTTGCCGGGGACCCGCCCCGTCGGTGCTGCCTCCTGCCGAGGCGGGGGGGCGGGGATTGCGATCGTCGTCATGGCTTTGTGCCCATTATGAACTGTCATCATTCTTGCCCGATCCGCCTCCCGATCACAGGCACAGCCGATTGGATTTCCGATCGGCACAGATCGGATCGGCTGTTCGCCGCAAGTCCGCATCTGTTCCTGTCGGAATTTTGATTTTCTGGAACTGTTCCTGTCGACCGCGCGGTGATGTACTCGCCTCCGGCGTCGATCAGGGGAATTGTCTCCCCCGCGCCGCATCCGGAGGAAGGCAGGAATGGGCAAGTCCGTCAGCAAAGTGCGTGAGGCGAAGCTGGAGCTGTACCGCAAGAAGGGGAAGATCCATGCGCGGGCCGTCGCGGGCCGCTTCAACACCTTGCGCTGGGCCATGGTGTGGCTCACGCAGATCGTCTTCTACGGCGGCTGCTGGCTCACGTGGGAAGGCAGCGGCGTCGCGCGACAGGCGGTGCTCTTCGACATCGAGCACGAGAAGTTCCACCTCTTCGGCCTCGTGCTGTGGCCGCAGGACGCGCTGTTGCTCGCCCTGGCGCTGATCCTCGCGGCGTCCGCGCTGTTCCTCGTCACCGCGCTCGCGGGGCGCCTGTTCTGCGGCTTCGCCTGCCCGCAGACGGTGTATACGTCGATCTTCACGTGGATCGAGGCGAAGGTCGAGGGCGACCACCTCGACCGCCTGAAGCTCGACCAGGGGCCGATGAGCGTGCGCAAGCTGATCCTCAAGGGCGCGAAGCACGGCCTGTGGCTGCTGATCGCGGCGTGGACGGCGATCACCTTCGTCGGCTACTTCACGCCCATCCGCGAGCTGCTGCCGGCCGTCGCCACTGCGGGCACCGGCCCGTGGGAGAGCTTCTGGCTCATCTTCTACGGCCTGTTCACCTACGTGCAGGCAGGCTTCGCGCGCGAGGCCGTGTGCCAGCACATGTGCCCCTACTCGCGCTTCCAGGGCGTGATGTTCGACCGCAGCACCGCAACCGTCAGCTACGACTTCCGGCGCGGCGAGCCGCGGCAGGCGCGCGGCGGGCTCGGCGGGGGAGACTGCATCGACTGCGGCATCTGCGTGGAGGTGTG
This genomic interval carries:
- a CDS encoding cytochrome c oxidase subunit 3 family protein; protein product: MTTIAIPAPPPRQEAAPTGRVPGNSGIWVGITCEFVEFAVLFIVYFVARAHFPEAFEHGSERLSRISGTVITLLMVTSSFFIAASVVTMRAGQTRRSLGWLVAGLVVALGYPVAKFLEIRWNIAHGIDGESGIFFTVYYYLTINHLVHASWGILGMLWVLARHVAGAYSAEEHSGLEALASYWHATDIIWLVLFPFFYVLA
- the ccoG gene encoding cytochrome c oxidase accessory protein CcoG, which gives rise to MGKSVSKVREAKLELYRKKGKIHARAVAGRFNTLRWAMVWLTQIVFYGGCWLTWEGSGVARQAVLFDIEHEKFHLFGLVLWPQDALLLALALILAASALFLVTALAGRLFCGFACPQTVYTSIFTWIEAKVEGDHLDRLKLDQGPMSVRKLILKGAKHGLWLLIAAWTAITFVGYFTPIRELLPAVATAGTGPWESFWLIFYGLFTYVQAGFAREAVCQHMCPYSRFQGVMFDRSTATVSYDFRRGEPRQARGGLGGGDCIDCGICVEVCPTGVDIRDGLQLGCINCGLCIDACDTVMTRVGKPVGLIRFASERELAGTPSAARGARPRLAAYGGLLLAVVALGAWALGQRSLLQVDVLRDRGALLRETPAGRIENAYTLKLKNLDDAPREFVVDVSGVPGIEVVGERAFAVAAGSVRPVSLTLSAPGDTPLSGVRPITFRIAAAHDAARNVREPSSFILP
- a CDS encoding PLP-dependent aminotransferase family protein, translating into MSRYQDLAEQTERLIADGVLRAGDRLPSVRQACRTHKVSPITVTQAYYLLEGRGLIEARPKSGYFVRARLGRGLPEPDMTRPLGGSTQLEVSDFIFQILDSVRDPGIVPLGSSFPSAYLYPLDKLGRFLANAARRLDPLATVTDLPPGNEELRRQLALRYLAQGAPVSPQEIVITSGAMEALNLCLQAVTRPGDLIAIESPTFYAGLQASERLGLKVIEIPSHPREGVSLPALEDALRHHPVKACLFMLNFANPTGSLVPDERRKALVELLRRFEVPLVEDDVYAELYFGRQAPLCTKALDADGLVMHVSSFSKCLAPGYRVGWVAAGRYADRIQRLKLATSLATTVPVQIALADYLKLGGYENHLRQLRRRLAEQESVLIASIERHFPAGTRLARPQGGYFVWLELPRQVDTLLLHQQALAHGISIAPGPIFSAKREFGHCLRLNFGHPDSERQQAAMATLGQLLARQL